Proteins from a genomic interval of Syntrophomonadaceae bacterium:
- a CDS encoding pyridoxal-phosphate dependent enzyme, whose translation MLHPETIDKVIREKALRVLKEDELDPCNLFNITWKDENNQVRKIILPKEMTGVDANIVVMLGTYFPSGSHKVGPAYTTLMEGCVNGEILPGEHTILGPSTGNFGIGVAYICRLMGYQAVIIMPDNMSKERYERIRAYGGELDLTPGTESDVILTLQRTHELKKNPKNKPLAQFELMPNYRFHRYVTGNSAVEAVNGIGNGRIACFTSAPGSAGTLAAGDQIKHVFPEAKVVALEPYECSTLATGGRGQHRIEGIGDKMCTLIHNLLTTDFVTLIHDDDTVKALKIIHDGTSVLIKMGVAPETALRMKSLFGVSGMCNILGAIKMAKYLRLGPDDNVVTIATDGFDRYPSVLEELDRRHLETQDFVLERWYKDIFLGAKEEWIYDFRRQDVKEQLFRQKEQDWLPFGYAKEYIDSMRQPEFWAAEYAKIADYDLKIKSLRGA comes from the coding sequence ATGTTGCACCCGGAAACGATTGACAAAGTGATCCGGGAAAAGGCATTAAGAGTCCTGAAAGAAGATGAGCTGGACCCGTGCAATCTTTTTAATATCACCTGGAAAGACGAAAATAACCAGGTGCGGAAGATAATCCTGCCCAAGGAAATGACGGGCGTAGACGCGAACATAGTTGTTATGCTAGGCACATATTTCCCTTCCGGCTCCCATAAAGTGGGGCCGGCCTACACCACCCTGATGGAAGGATGTGTCAATGGGGAAATCCTGCCGGGGGAACACACCATCCTTGGTCCTTCTACCGGCAACTTCGGTATCGGTGTGGCCTATATCTGCCGGTTGATGGGCTATCAGGCTGTCATTATCATGCCGGATAACATGAGCAAAGAACGCTACGAGCGGATTCGTGCCTATGGCGGAGAACTCGATCTAACCCCAGGCACCGAGAGCGATGTTATATTAACCCTGCAGCGGACACATGAGTTAAAGAAAAACCCCAAAAACAAGCCCCTGGCGCAGTTTGAACTGATGCCGAATTATCGTTTTCATCGCTACGTTACCGGCAATTCTGCCGTCGAGGCGGTAAATGGTATCGGCAACGGGCGCATCGCCTGCTTCACTTCGGCTCCCGGTTCGGCAGGAACCCTTGCCGCGGGGGATCAGATTAAACATGTTTTTCCGGAGGCAAAAGTGGTTGCTTTGGAACCATATGAGTGCTCAACCCTGGCAACAGGCGGCAGGGGGCAACACCGCATCGAGGGTATCGGGGACAAGATGTGCACCCTCATCCATAACCTGTTGACTACCGATTTTGTAACTCTGATCCATGATGACGATACTGTCAAGGCTTTGAAGATCATCCATGACGGGACCAGTGTCTTGATCAAAATGGGCGTCGCCCCTGAGACAGCCTTGAGAATGAAAAGCCTGTTCGGTGTTTCCGGCATGTGCAATATCCTGGGAGCCATTAAAATGGCCAAATATTTGCGCCTGGGACCTGATGACAACGTGGTAACAATAGCCACCGACGGGTTCGACCGCTACCCTTCTGTGCTGGAGGAGCTTGACCGGCGGCATCTGGAAACCCAGGACTTCGTGCTGGAGCGCTGGTATAAGGATATTTTCCTGGGAGCCAAAGAAGAATGGATTTACGACTTCCGCCGCCAAGACGTAAAGGAACAGCTTTTCCGCCAAAAAGAACAGGATTGGCTTCCTTTCGGCTACGCCAAGGAATACATTGATTCCATGCGCCAACCGGAGTTCTGGGCAGCGGAATACGCTAAGATTGCTGATTACGACCTTAAAATCAAATCCCTGCGCGGGGCCTGA
- the floA gene encoding flotillin-like protein FloA (flotillin-like protein involved in membrane lipid rafts): MDLASLSALILFVVALLFVLFIFSFIPIGLWISALAAGVKVGIFTLIGMRLRRVVPAKIVNSLIKADKAGLPADVNQLEAHYLAGGNVDRVVDALIAAERANIPLPFERAAAIDLAGRNVLEAVQMSVNPKVIETPVIAAVAKDGIEVKARARVTVRANIGRLVGGAGQETIIARVGEGIVTTVGSAESHKEVLENPDRISRTVLDKGLDAGTAFEILSIDIADVDVGRNIGAHLQIDQAEADKKIAQAKAEERRAMAVAREQEMKAAVQEMRAKVVEAEAEVPRAMASALREGKLGVMDYYNMQNIIADTQMRDNIAKAGQVDYRDQSTLAEDNKNKK; this comes from the coding sequence ATCGATCTGGCTAGTTTATCTGCGTTGATCCTTTTTGTGGTTGCTCTATTGTTTGTGTTGTTTATTTTCAGTTTTATCCCCATCGGGCTCTGGATCTCAGCCCTGGCTGCTGGTGTGAAAGTGGGCATTTTTACTTTGATCGGGATGCGTCTTAGACGGGTTGTCCCTGCTAAGATCGTCAACTCTTTAATTAAGGCCGACAAAGCCGGGCTGCCTGCTGACGTAAACCAGCTCGAGGCTCATTACCTTGCCGGCGGCAATGTGGATCGGGTAGTAGATGCCCTGATTGCTGCCGAACGGGCAAACATACCGCTGCCCTTTGAGCGGGCGGCCGCTATCGACCTGGCCGGCCGAAACGTATTGGAAGCAGTGCAAATGAGCGTTAACCCCAAAGTGATTGAAACTCCTGTCATAGCTGCAGTAGCCAAAGACGGAATCGAGGTCAAAGCGAGGGCCCGGGTGACGGTGCGGGCCAATATCGGGCGCCTGGTTGGCGGCGCGGGCCAAGAGACCATTATAGCCAGGGTTGGCGAAGGTATTGTTACAACCGTTGGTTCTGCGGAATCCCATAAAGAAGTTTTAGAAAACCCGGATCGTATATCCCGGACAGTATTGGATAAAGGCCTTGATGCAGGTACTGCCTTTGAAATCCTTTCTATTGACATTGCCGATGTGGATGTGGGCAGAAACATCGGGGCTCACCTGCAAATTGACCAGGCGGAAGCCGACAAGAAGATCGCCCAGGCCAAAGCCGAGGAGCGGCGGGCGATGGCTGTCGCCAGGGAACAAGAAATGAAGGCGGCCGTGCAGGAAATGCGGGCCAAAGTGGTGGAAGCCGAAGCCGAAGTGCCGCGGGCCATGGCATCGGCTTTGCGGGAAGGCAAGTTAGGCGTAATGGACTATTACAACATGCAAAATATTATTGCTGACACGCAAATGCGGGATAATATCGCCAAAGCAGGCCAGGTAGATTATAGGGACCAAAGCACCTTGGCCGAGGATAATAAAAACAAAAAATAA
- a CDS encoding nodulation protein NfeD translates to MPKNRRRQILTLLIMILICLAALELPGHTAPGKVVWVVPVTGPIDVGLVKFLQRTYKEAEQLGVDHILMEIDTPGGFLNAAVDISSLMRKAEIPTAAFVTGGAISAGTLIALTAEKLVMMPGTTMGAAEPQLMGMQRADEKTLSYWVGQLQAAASANGRDPKIAAAMADTDIEIPGLIAAGKLLTLTDTKALEHKMIDEVLSTRQEVLKFLGLEGARVVVLKPSPAETLARWITGPYVGPILLTLGFAGLIMELYSPGLGFPGIIGLISFAVYFAGHIAAGLAGWESLVLFLLGILLLAVEIFVTPGLGFAGVLGLGALLTSVFITAPTTHQAIVSIVIALISTIVLLAFSIKYLPTRRVWSRLILSLRQENQAGYIAPESNLVGYVGRKGIAVTPLRPAGTMELESGERLDVVAEGSFIPADTKVQVDKVEGIRIIVRKSRD, encoded by the coding sequence ATGCCCAAAAATCGTCGGCGGCAAATATTGACCCTTTTAATAATGATATTGATTTGTCTGGCTGCATTGGAGCTGCCAGGTCATACTGCACCTGGTAAAGTTGTTTGGGTAGTGCCGGTGACTGGCCCTATTGATGTGGGTTTGGTCAAATTCTTGCAGCGGACCTACAAAGAGGCTGAACAGCTTGGTGTCGACCACATCCTGATGGAAATCGACACTCCGGGAGGATTTTTAAATGCGGCTGTGGACATCAGCAGCCTCATGAGAAAAGCAGAAATCCCAACGGCAGCCTTTGTTACAGGCGGGGCTATTTCCGCAGGCACCCTGATCGCGCTGACAGCGGAAAAGCTGGTGATGATGCCCGGAACCACCATGGGAGCGGCAGAACCTCAGCTGATGGGCATGCAAAGGGCTGATGAAAAAACCCTTTCTTATTGGGTTGGCCAGCTACAGGCTGCAGCATCGGCAAATGGCCGGGATCCAAAAATTGCTGCCGCCATGGCGGATACCGATATCGAAATTCCGGGCCTGATCGCAGCCGGCAAGCTCTTGACTTTAACCGATACCAAGGCCCTGGAACACAAAATGATCGATGAGGTACTTTCCACCCGGCAAGAAGTGCTTAAATTTTTAGGTCTGGAAGGAGCCCGGGTGGTGGTTTTAAAACCAAGCCCGGCAGAAACCTTGGCCCGTTGGATAACCGGCCCTTATGTCGGTCCTATTCTGTTAACCCTCGGCTTCGCCGGTCTTATAATGGAGCTATACTCCCCAGGCCTTGGTTTTCCGGGTATAATCGGTCTAATCTCTTTCGCGGTTTATTTTGCCGGCCATATTGCTGCCGGTTTAGCAGGGTGGGAGTCTTTGGTGTTGTTCCTTTTGGGCATACTATTATTAGCAGTGGAAATTTTTGTTACCCCTGGGCTTGGGTTTGCCGGTGTTTTAGGTTTGGGGGCGCTATTGACCAGCGTGTTTATAACGGCGCCAACAACTCATCAGGCTATTGTTTCAATAGTGATTGCCTTGATCAGCACGATAGTGTTACTGGCCTTCAGTATTAAGTATCTGCCTACCCGCCGGGTTTGGAGCAGGCTGATTTTGTCTCTCAGGCAAGAAAATCAGGCCGGCTATATAGCTCCCGAAAGTAACCTGGTAGGCTATGTCGGGCGTAAAGGCATTGCTGTCACACCCCTTCGGCCAGCCGGCACCATGGAATTGGAAAGCGGCGAAAGATTAGATGTAGTGGCGGAGGGCAGTTTTATCCCGGCAGACACAAAAGTACAGGTGGATAAGGTGGAAGGTATTCGCATAATAGTGCGTAAATCCAGGGACTAA
- the rpsU gene encoding 30S ribosomal protein S21 encodes MSEIKVGKNETLDSALRRFKRTCQKAGVLSEVRKREHYEKPSVKRKKKSEAARKRKWN; translated from the coding sequence TTGAGTGAAATTAAGGTAGGCAAAAATGAAACACTGGACAGCGCTTTAAGGAGATTTAAACGGACTTGCCAAAAAGCTGGTGTTTTATCAGAGGTGCGGAAAAGAGAGCACTACGAGAAGCCTAGCGTTAAAAGAAAGAAGAAGTCTGAAGCGGCAAGAAAACGCAAGTGGAACTAG
- a CDS encoding histidine triad nucleotide-binding protein, with amino-acid sequence MDNCLFCKIINKELPASIVFEDELVMAFRDIHPVAPEHILIVPKKHIPDLTALTPDDQALIGHIHLVAIEVAKKAGIADKGFRLVINCKEDGGQVIYHVHFHLLGGRQMRGLG; translated from the coding sequence TTGGATAATTGTCTTTTTTGTAAAATAATTAACAAGGAACTGCCCGCAAGTATTGTGTTTGAAGATGAATTGGTAATGGCTTTCAGAGATATTCATCCAGTTGCGCCAGAGCACATTCTCATTGTTCCCAAAAAACATATCCCGGATTTAACCGCCTTAACCCCTGATGATCAAGCATTAATCGGCCATATTCATTTAGTGGCAATAGAGGTGGCAAAGAAAGCAGGCATTGCTGATAAGGGTTTCCGGCTGGTTATCAACTGTAAGGAGGACGGCGGCCAGGTAATTTATCACGTTCACTTCCACTTGTTAGGAGGAAGGCAAATGCGGGGTCTTGGCTAA
- the mtaB gene encoding tRNA (N(6)-L-threonylcarbamoyladenosine(37)-C(2))-methylthiotransferase MtaB has product MTAKTAAVHVLGCKVNQQEAEALAKLFADAGYRLVDFNQPADVYVVHTCTVTHLGSSKSRQMIRRAVRTNPEAVVAVTGCYAQVSPEEICRIPGVDLIIGTQDRVRIVELVEQVAQDRVPMNLVQELEQGESFEELPMVAGNRVRAFLKIQEGCRQFCTYCIVPYARGPLRSREPASAEKEALSLIEKGYQEIVLTGVHLGSYGVDLPGKVTLAGLIRNLSRLQGLSRLRLSSLDPNEFDAELLEALSQSEVICPHLHIPLQSGEDQVLKKMGRRYTTLEYRQLLDKLRLVFPGLAVTTDIIAGFPGETKDQFARTLAFAEEMAFAGIHVFKFSPQAKTPAAKFPLQVDPKEKEKRSQALLKLAQELWRQYAAGFVGQVKTVLVEQEKDSGKGLWEGHTDNYLRVVFPGDENLRGQLIPVTLREIRKEGYIVGTPVG; this is encoded by the coding sequence TTGACAGCTAAAACTGCGGCTGTACATGTTTTAGGCTGTAAGGTTAATCAGCAGGAAGCAGAGGCCTTAGCAAAGCTCTTTGCAGATGCGGGTTACCGGCTGGTGGATTTTAACCAGCCGGCAGATGTTTACGTTGTTCATACCTGTACCGTTACCCACCTGGGTTCCAGCAAATCGCGGCAAATGATCCGCCGGGCTGTCCGGACTAACCCCGAGGCGGTGGTAGCAGTAACAGGCTGCTATGCCCAGGTTTCCCCGGAGGAGATCTGCCGGATTCCGGGAGTTGACCTGATTATCGGCACCCAGGACAGGGTGCGGATTGTTGAACTGGTCGAGCAGGTGGCCCAGGATCGAGTTCCTATGAACCTGGTGCAGGAACTTGAACAGGGCGAATCTTTTGAGGAGCTCCCGATGGTAGCAGGTAACCGGGTCAGGGCCTTTTTGAAAATTCAGGAAGGCTGCCGCCAGTTCTGCACATACTGTATTGTCCCTTACGCCCGCGGCCCTTTAAGGAGCAGGGAACCGGCCTCGGCTGAAAAAGAAGCCCTGTCTTTAATTGAGAAGGGCTATCAGGAAATTGTCCTGACCGGGGTTCATCTAGGTTCCTACGGGGTGGATCTGCCGGGCAAGGTCACCCTGGCGGGATTGATCCGAAATCTGAGCAGGCTTCAAGGTTTGTCCCGGCTCAGGCTGAGTTCCCTTGATCCCAATGAATTTGATGCGGAATTGCTGGAAGCTCTATCCCAGAGCGAAGTTATCTGCCCGCACCTGCATATACCTTTGCAAAGCGGGGAGGACCAGGTCTTAAAAAAGATGGGCCGCCGGTACACTACCCTAGAGTACCGTCAGCTTTTGGATAAGCTGCGCCTTGTGTTTCCCGGCCTCGCAGTAACTACTGACATCATTGCCGGTTTCCCTGGAGAAACAAAAGACCAGTTTGCCAGGACCCTGGCCTTTGCCGAAGAAATGGCCTTTGCCGGTATTCATGTGTTTAAGTTTTCGCCGCAAGCCAAAACCCCGGCAGCCAAATTTCCTCTTCAAGTGGACCCAAAGGAAAAGGAAAAGCGCAGCCAGGCCCTATTAAAGCTGGCTCAGGAGTTATGGCGCCAATATGCGGCTGGTTTTGTCGGTCAGGTTAAAACCGTACTCGTCGAACAGGAAAAGGATTCAGGCAAGGGTTTGTGGGAAGGCCACACAGATAATTACTTAAGGGTTGTTTTCCCCGGAGACGAGAATTTACGGGGACAGCTTATTCCGGTAACCTTGCGGGAAATCCGCAAAGAGGGTTATATTGTCGGTACTCCGGTAGGCTGA
- a CDS encoding 16S rRNA (uracil(1498)-N(3))-methyltransferase, with protein sequence MRRFFISEELNAGKKYSITGQDATHIGKVLRMQPGEAILLVDCLGKAWQSRLTALSPQKVEVVAEDCREDSSEPPLKVILVQGLPKGDKFDLIIEKSAELGVSVVIPVRTRRTVVNLASAKAEKRQERWQRIAEEAAKQSGRTAVPRVEPLRDFAHVVSDLPTHGLVLIPWEGEKQRSLKEVIAQGEGPKEPITVFIGPEGGWDEEEVRLAQKRGAIPVSLGPRILRTETAGLAVLAILMYQLGDLGGTIFDS encoded by the coding sequence GTGCGGCGCTTTTTTATTAGTGAAGAACTTAATGCAGGAAAGAAATACTCCATCACCGGGCAAGATGCCACCCATATCGGAAAGGTCTTGCGGATGCAGCCTGGGGAAGCAATTTTGCTGGTAGACTGTCTGGGTAAGGCCTGGCAATCAAGGCTTACTGCGCTTTCCCCGCAAAAAGTGGAGGTGGTAGCGGAGGATTGCCGGGAGGACTCATCCGAACCACCCCTGAAAGTTATTCTTGTCCAGGGATTGCCAAAAGGGGATAAGTTCGACCTGATCATTGAAAAAAGCGCTGAGCTTGGAGTAAGCGTAGTTATACCGGTGCGAACCCGCCGGACGGTGGTCAACCTCGCATCAGCGAAGGCTGAAAAACGCCAGGAAAGATGGCAGCGGATTGCGGAAGAAGCTGCCAAGCAGAGCGGGCGAACTGCAGTTCCCCGGGTTGAACCGCTGAGGGATTTTGCTCACGTTGTTAGTGATCTGCCCACCCACGGGCTGGTCCTGATTCCTTGGGAAGGGGAAAAACAGAGATCATTAAAAGAGGTAATTGCTCAAGGCGAGGGGCCAAAGGAACCAATTACCGTCTTTATTGGCCCGGAGGGTGGCTGGGATGAAGAAGAAGTGAGGCTTGCTCAAAAAAGAGGAGCAATTCCTGTTTCCCTTGGGCCGCGGATTTTACGCACTGAAACCGCAGGGCTGGCGGTTTTGGCCATTTTGATGTACCAATTAGGCGATCTGGGAGGAACAATTTTTGACAGCTAA
- the prmA gene encoding 50S ribosomal protein L11 methyltransferase yields the protein MRWQELSVATSEEAAESVANLFYEVGAAGVVIQDPQDIARYLSEAAWEAFEISPDVLEAEHVVVKAYLPLNSSLDCRISYLEMQLAALEEHFPGFMAELSLTEISEEEWSQSWKAFYHPERVGQRIVVVPAWQKYEPTEDDLIVWLDPGMAFGTGTHPTTAMCIRFLERYITPGARVIDVGTGSGVLAVAAARLGAGQVTGVDIDPLATAIARENAAANSLAEIIMIQETDLLAGVLCDADLIVANIVADPVLLLLPQAHQCLTSGGFLIVSGIIRHRLAEVQMALLSEGFAVIEIDHQDEWVAMVCQKE from the coding sequence GTGCGATGGCAGGAGTTGTCCGTGGCGACTTCAGAGGAGGCAGCCGAATCGGTGGCCAATTTGTTTTACGAAGTTGGCGCTGCGGGAGTAGTAATTCAGGACCCGCAAGATATTGCCCGCTACCTGTCGGAAGCAGCCTGGGAGGCTTTTGAAATTTCCCCGGACGTTTTAGAAGCTGAACATGTAGTTGTAAAAGCCTACCTGCCATTAAACTCGAGCCTGGATTGCCGGATTAGCTATCTTGAGATGCAGCTGGCGGCCCTGGAGGAACATTTTCCTGGTTTTATGGCAGAATTGAGCTTAACCGAAATATCAGAGGAGGAGTGGTCCCAGTCTTGGAAAGCCTTTTACCACCCTGAACGAGTAGGGCAAAGGATTGTGGTCGTTCCGGCCTGGCAAAAATATGAGCCAACAGAAGATGATCTGATTGTCTGGCTTGATCCGGGAATGGCCTTCGGAACCGGAACCCACCCCACCACGGCCATGTGCATTCGCTTTTTGGAAAGGTACATCACACCGGGCGCCAGGGTTATTGATGTAGGAACAGGGTCCGGTGTCTTGGCTGTTGCCGCTGCCAGATTAGGCGCTGGCCAGGTTACCGGGGTCGATATTGATCCGTTAGCCACTGCAATTGCGCGGGAAAACGCGGCTGCTAACAGCTTAGCGGAAATAATCATGATTCAGGAAACCGATCTGTTAGCCGGGGTGTTATGCGATGCCGACTTGATTGTTGCAAATATTGTTGCCGATCCGGTATTGCTTTTGTTGCCTCAGGCTCACCAGTGCCTTACGAGCGGGGGTTTCCTGATTGTTTCGGGGATAATCCGCCACCGTTTGGCGGAAGTGCAAATGGCTTTGTTAAGCGAAGGTTTTGCCGTCATCGAAATCGACCACCAGGACGAATGGGTAGCGATGGTATGCCAGAAGGAGTAA
- the dnaJ gene encoding molecular chaperone DnaJ — MEKRDYYEVLGVNRDAGEAELKKAFRQLARKYHPDLNPDNKDAETKFKEINEAYEVLSDPEKRARYNQFGHTDPANGQGFGDFAGGFGDIFDMFFGGMAGAQRKGPRRGADLQMEYAISFEEAAFGLDTHVEVPRLENCPECHGSGAAPGTHPSTCPGCKGTGQVRVAQRTMLGQMQTIRTCSQCNGTGKVVTTPCGECRGQGKVKRVRRINIKIPPGVDTGSRLRVTGEGQAGEMGGPPGDLFIELVIKPHPVFQRREFEVLCDMPVSIVQAALGDEIEVPTLDGKIKMKIPEGTQTGAVFRLKGKGIPRLKGYGRGDQHVRVIVQTPVRLTEKQKNLLAELGRSLSKEQHIHHKQGDDGKDKGFFTKMKDAFMG; from the coding sequence TTGGAAAAACGAGATTATTACGAGGTGCTGGGGGTTAACCGGGATGCCGGTGAAGCTGAACTTAAAAAGGCTTTCCGGCAGCTGGCCCGCAAGTACCACCCAGATCTGAATCCTGACAATAAAGATGCCGAGACCAAGTTTAAAGAAATTAATGAAGCATATGAAGTCCTGTCTGATCCGGAGAAAAGGGCCCGTTATAATCAGTTTGGCCATACAGATCCTGCTAACGGCCAGGGTTTTGGCGATTTTGCCGGCGGTTTTGGCGATATCTTTGATATGTTCTTCGGCGGTATGGCCGGTGCTCAACGAAAAGGCCCGCGTCGCGGCGCCGATTTGCAGATGGAATATGCCATTTCTTTTGAAGAGGCTGCATTTGGCCTGGATACCCACGTAGAGGTTCCCCGCCTGGAAAACTGCCCCGAATGCCATGGTTCGGGGGCCGCGCCGGGCACCCATCCCTCAACCTGTCCTGGATGTAAAGGCACAGGCCAGGTGCGGGTAGCCCAGCGGACCATGCTGGGCCAAATGCAGACTATTCGTACCTGTTCCCAGTGCAATGGAACCGGCAAAGTGGTTACTACCCCTTGTGGGGAATGTCGGGGCCAGGGTAAAGTTAAACGTGTCCGCCGGATCAACATCAAGATCCCGCCGGGGGTTGATACAGGGTCCCGCCTCAGGGTAACTGGGGAAGGGCAGGCTGGTGAAATGGGCGGCCCGCCGGGAGATCTTTTTATTGAACTTGTTATTAAGCCCCATCCGGTTTTTCAGCGCCGGGAGTTCGAAGTCCTTTGCGACATGCCTGTTTCCATAGTTCAGGCAGCCTTGGGTGATGAAATTGAAGTTCCTACCCTGGATGGGAAAATCAAAATGAAAATCCCGGAAGGAACTCAGACAGGAGCGGTGTTCCGCTTAAAAGGAAAAGGAATACCAAGACTAAAGGGTTATGGCCGCGGAGACCAGCATGTTAGAGTAATAGTGCAAACCCCTGTAAGACTGACGGAAAAACAAAAAAACCTGTTAGCAGAGCTGGGCCGTTCCTTGAGCAAGGAACAGCACATCCATCATAAACAGGGCGATGATGGCAAAGATAAAGGTTTTTTCACAAAAATGAAAGATGCCTTTATGGGTTAG
- the dnaK gene encoding molecular chaperone DnaK translates to MGKVIGIDLGTTNSCVAVMEGGEAVVIPNAEGARTTPSVVGFAKNGERMVGQVAKRQTITNPDRTVVSIKRRMGTDHKVKIDEKSYTPQEISAMILQKMKADAEAYLGEKVSQAVITVPAYFTDSQRQATKDAGKIAGLEVLRIINEPTAAALAYGLDKGEDHTILVYDLGGGTFDVSILELGDGVFEVKATSGNNLLGGDDFDERVIHWMAAEFKKSHGVDLAKDKIATQRLKEAAEKAKHELSSVTSTNINLPFITATQDGPQHLDLTLTRAKFEELIADLVAKTEGPTRQAMADAGMKPEDIDRVLLVGGSTRVPLVQQTVKRLTGKEPHKGINPDECVALGAAIQAGVLAGEVKDVLLLDVTPLSLGIETLGGVFTKLIERNTTIPTSKSQIFSTAADNQTTVEIHVLQGERAMAGDNKTLGRFQLAGIPPAPRGIPQIEVKFDIDANGIVHVTAKDLGTGKQQAITITASSGLSEKDIKKMMHDAETHAEEDKKRKEAIEARNQGDSLVYQAERTLKELDDKAEPQDKEAVKKAKSELEEALKGQDLEAIKQKSEALSQALFQLSTNVYKKAAPQQDGAAAGEAHNQDNVVDADYKVVDEEKK, encoded by the coding sequence AAAAGTGATCGGAATTGATCTGGGAACTACTAACTCCTGTGTGGCTGTAATGGAGGGCGGAGAGGCCGTTGTTATACCGAATGCGGAAGGCGCCCGCACTACTCCATCAGTTGTTGGGTTTGCCAAAAACGGTGAGCGGATGGTTGGCCAGGTTGCCAAAAGGCAGACTATTACCAATCCGGACAGGACGGTTGTTTCTATCAAGCGCCGCATGGGCACAGACCATAAAGTAAAGATTGACGAGAAGTCTTATACTCCCCAGGAGATCTCTGCTATGATTTTACAGAAGATGAAGGCCGACGCCGAAGCTTACCTGGGGGAAAAAGTGAGTCAGGCAGTAATTACAGTTCCGGCCTACTTCACCGACAGCCAGCGGCAGGCAACCAAAGATGCCGGGAAAATAGCCGGCTTGGAGGTGCTCAGGATCATCAACGAGCCAACGGCTGCTGCTTTAGCCTACGGGCTGGATAAAGGAGAAGACCATACCATCCTGGTTTATGACCTGGGCGGAGGCACTTTTGACGTATCTATCCTGGAGCTGGGTGACGGGGTGTTTGAAGTAAAGGCTACCAGCGGCAATAACCTGTTGGGCGGGGATGACTTTGATGAGCGGGTGATCCACTGGATGGCCGCAGAATTTAAGAAATCCCATGGTGTAGACCTGGCAAAAGATAAAATTGCCACGCAGCGGTTAAAAGAGGCGGCAGAAAAAGCTAAACACGAGTTGTCCTCAGTGACCAGCACCAATATAAATTTGCCCTTTATTACGGCAACCCAAGACGGTCCCCAGCACCTGGATCTTACCTTGACCAGGGCTAAATTCGAAGAACTAATCGCGGACCTGGTGGCTAAAACTGAAGGCCCAACCAGACAGGCGATGGCTGATGCTGGTATGAAGCCTGAAGACATTGACCGGGTGCTCCTGGTCGGAGGATCGACCAGGGTGCCTCTGGTCCAGCAAACAGTAAAAAGACTAACAGGTAAAGAGCCCCATAAGGGGATTAACCCGGACGAGTGTGTGGCCCTGGGGGCAGCCATCCAGGCCGGAGTCTTGGCCGGAGAGGTCAAAGATGTGTTGTTGCTGGATGTCACCCCGCTGTCTTTGGGGATCGAGACCCTGGGCGGGGTATTCACCAAATTGATCGAAAGAAACACCACCATCCCGACTTCTAAAAGCCAGATTTTTTCCACAGCAGCCGACAACCAGACCACGGTGGAGATCCATGTGCTCCAGGGAGAACGGGCAATGGCAGGAGATAACAAGACCCTTGGGCGATTCCAACTCGCGGGCATCCCGCCTGCGCCCAGAGGTATTCCGCAGATCGAAGTTAAGTTTGATATCGATGCCAACGGAATCGTGCACGTTACCGCCAAAGACCTGGGGACGGGCAAACAGCAGGCCATTACCATTACCGCTTCCAGCGGCTTAAGTGAAAAAGATATTAAAAAAATGATGCACGATGCCGAAACCCACGCCGAGGAAGATAAAAAGCGCAAAGAGGCTATCGAAGCCAGGAACCAGGGAGATTCTTTAGTCTACCAGGCGGAACGGACCCTAAAAGAGCTGGACGACAAGGCTGAACCCCAGGACAAAGAGGCGGTAAAAAAGGCTAAATCCGAGCTGGAAGAAGCCTTGAAAGGCCAGGACTTAGAGGCGATTAAACAAAAAAGCGAAGCCCTGTCCCAAGCCCTGTTCCAGTTGAGCACCAATGTTTATAAAAAGGCGGCGCCGCAACAAGATGGGGCTGCTGCCGGCGAAGCTCATAATCAGGACAACGTGGTTGACGCCGATTACAAGGTGGTAGATGAGGAAAAAAAGTAA